The proteins below are encoded in one region of Podarcis raffonei isolate rPodRaf1 chromosome 8, rPodRaf1.pri, whole genome shotgun sequence:
- the LOC128419139 gene encoding phospholipase A2 inhibitor and Ly6/PLAUR domain-containing protein-like — MEVEMNQFTGEGSKDDSLEFRTETGCTTDCTLENYSFTTSEGDFILNFRECCHPIHCLQQFGFRHGRRLNGQECPTCIPSLSEACKGSETIKCYNDETQCMEFVVAYDDSAIPNKHFHGCASPKFCGLAKNPMHFDALSGAITKARCSDTLPPLEQLNIE, encoded by the exons ATGATTCTCTAGAATTCAGAACTGAAACAGGATGTACTACAGATTGCACCTTAGAGAACTACAGTTTCACCACGAGTGAAGGTGATTTTATACTGAATTTCAGGGAGTGCTGCCATCCTATACATTGCTTACAACAGTTCGGTTTTC GGCATGGACGTAGGTTAAATGGGCAAGAGTGTCCAACCTGTATTCCTTCTCTCTCAGAAGCCTGTAAGGGCTCAGAGACCATCAAGTGTTATAATGATGAGACTCAGTGCATGGAGTTTGTTGTTGCTTACG ATGACAGTGCAATTCCTAACAAGCATTTCCACGGCTGTGCATCACCAAAATTTTGTGGATTGGCCAAGAATCCAATGCATTTTGATGCCCTTTCAGGCGCTATAACCAAAGCACGATGCAGTGATACTCTGCCTCCCCTAGAGCAGCTCAACATTGAATAG